A region of Phocoena phocoena chromosome 17, mPhoPho1.1, whole genome shotgun sequence DNA encodes the following proteins:
- the PSKH2 gene encoding LOW QUALITY PROTEIN: serine/threonine-protein kinase H2 (The sequence of the model RefSeq protein was modified relative to this genomic sequence to represent the inferred CDS: inserted 2 bases in 2 codons; deleted 3 bases in 2 codons; substituted 3 bases at 3 genomic stop codons) has translation MGCGASRPRRPGSSGRVKAKAAPESLRMQVARLRAKFDPGLLAVYDIKALIRTGSFSKFVRMEQKTTKKPFAIKVMETRMREGREACESEFSILWWVSYHYIVQLLEIFETQDQVYMVMELATGGEFFDGLISQGYFTEQDAIRILHMAGDVMRYLNALKITHRDLKPENLLCHHPGAESKIFITDFGLAXTGNKSGDCTVRMLCGIPEXIASEILLRKPYTSAVDMWAFGLITYVLLHRFLPFDGESHMRIYRTILKGKYNYRGDPWPTISHWVKDXNKLLILEAKHQVSAGQALDHPWVLMTAGSSMKNLXRVISQNFMRRASPQPQRPRSAQSSKXCSYHKSRHMWSKRNLKVEESPLSAL, from the exons ATGGGTTGTGGTGCCAGCCGCCCGCGCCGGCCCGGGTCGAGCGGAAGAGTCAAGGCCAAGGCCGCCCCGGAGTCTCTAAGGATGCAGGTGGCCCGCCTCCGCGCCAAGTTCGACCCCGG TTTGTTGGCTGT ATATGATATCAAGGCTCTTATCAGGACAGGCAGTTTCAGCAAGTTTGTCAGAATGGAGCAGAAGACCACCAAGAAACCTTTTGCAATAAAAGTGATGGAAACCAGAATGAGAGAAGGCAGAGAGGCGTGTGAATCTGAGTTCTCCATCCTGTGGTGGGTTAGCTATCATTACATCGTCCAGCTCCTGGAGATCTTTGAGACCCAAGATCAAGTTTACATGGTGATGGAGTTGGCTACAGGAGGGGAATTCTTTGATGGACTCATCTCTCAGGGATACTTTACAGAGCAGGATGCTATCAGAATCCTCCACATGGCTGGTGATGTCATGAGGTATTTG AACGCATTGAAAATAACTCACAGGGACCTAAAGCCCGAAAATCTCTTATGTCATCACCCAGGTGCAGAGTCAAAAATTTTTATCACAGATTTTGGGTTGG ACACTGGGAACAAAAGTGGTGACTGTACAGTGAGGATGCTCTGTGGGATCCCAGAGTAAATAGCCTCCGAGATTTTGCTAAGGAAACCTTACACCAGTGCAGTTGACATGTGGGCTTTT GGCCTAATCACATATGTTTTACTTCATAGATTCCTGCCTTTTGATGGTGAAAGCCATATGAGAATTTACAGGACGATTCTGAAAGGCAAATATAATTACAGAGGAGAT cctTGGCCAACTATTTCCCACTGGGTGAAGG TTAACAAACTACTGATTTTGGAGGCTAAACATCAAGTGTCAGCTGGGCAGGCCCTGGACCATCCCTGGGTCCTCATGACTGCAGGATCTTCCATGAAGAATCTTTAGAGGGTCATTTCCCAAAACTTCATGCGGAGGGCATCTCCCCAACCCCAGCGTCCCAGATCTGCACAATCTTCTAAGTGATGTTCTTATCATAAATCAAGGCATATGTGGAGCAAGAGAAACTTAAAGGTAGAAGAATCACCACTATCTGCACTTTAG